One region of Paenibacillus polymyxa M1 genomic DNA includes:
- a CDS encoding sensor histidine kinase has product MQFSMMFLMNLGMLIAVAYVANVIYKYGLSRTSTRFKYVSSVLLVVFGGWVSSCFGFNFNETVIFDLRFVPLIIAALVYPRSYTLIIIGVAIGLTRFTFGLNMAAWVGFLNMSILGVLCAGLNYWMRRSTWRLIIKASVTILAVNIVNTLNIAFLGVIPWRYYVAEVVPLTLPIGVILSFLFALILRDFQMEQQRNYQIQQANELLSEQRDKLQKAKVILEERAKQLMMASQYKSDFMATMSHELRTPLNSIINLAQIINEQGKELDEDELYQYSDLIYASGHDLLQLINDILDLSKVEAGHMEIVSEPVSVREIAQGMMMHFEVTAKDKNLEFNLKVHEHIPDEIRSDSKRVQQILRNLLSNAFKFTHKGRVLLEISTQHLDRKGQEGDWVVFAVKDTGIGISKLQQHVIFEAFQQANGSINRKYGGTGLGLSISRDFSRLLGGFIRLESEEGKGSTFSLYLPMCPSDSKEADEQPFKLT; this is encoded by the coding sequence ATGCAATTTTCAATGATGTTTCTAATGAATTTGGGGATGCTGATTGCTGTTGCCTATGTGGCGAACGTGATTTATAAATATGGTTTGAGTCGTACGTCTACGCGGTTCAAATATGTCAGTTCGGTGTTGCTGGTGGTATTTGGCGGATGGGTCAGCTCTTGCTTTGGTTTTAACTTCAATGAAACCGTTATTTTTGATCTGCGTTTTGTTCCGCTAATTATCGCAGCGTTGGTATATCCCCGTTCCTACACGCTGATTATTATTGGGGTAGCGATCGGTCTTACAAGATTTACTTTCGGTCTGAATATGGCGGCGTGGGTCGGCTTTCTGAATATGAGCATTTTGGGTGTATTGTGTGCCGGTTTGAACTACTGGATGCGCCGCTCCACCTGGCGCTTGATTATTAAGGCATCCGTAACCATTTTAGCGGTTAATATTGTAAATACGTTAAATATTGCTTTCCTGGGCGTCATTCCCTGGCGCTATTATGTAGCAGAGGTTGTTCCTCTTACACTGCCTATCGGCGTGATCCTCAGCTTTTTATTTGCACTGATATTACGTGATTTTCAGATGGAGCAGCAGCGAAACTATCAGATTCAACAGGCGAATGAGTTATTGTCAGAGCAGCGTGATAAGTTGCAGAAGGCAAAGGTTATTTTAGAGGAACGCGCCAAGCAGCTCATGATGGCTTCCCAGTATAAATCGGATTTTATGGCAACGATGTCGCATGAGTTACGTACACCACTTAATAGTATTATTAACCTGGCACAGATTATCAACGAGCAGGGAAAAGAGCTGGATGAGGACGAGCTATACCAGTACAGTGATCTAATCTATGCCTCGGGGCATGATTTGCTCCAACTGATCAATGACATTCTGGACTTATCCAAGGTCGAGGCTGGGCACATGGAAATCGTAAGTGAGCCAGTCAGTGTGCGTGAGATTGCGCAGGGGATGATGATGCATTTTGAAGTCACAGCGAAGGATAAAAACCTGGAATTCAACTTGAAAGTGCATGAACATATACCGGATGAAATCCGATCCGATTCCAAACGAGTACAGCAAATTTTACGCAATCTATTGTCCAATGCCTTTAAGTTTACTCATAAAGGACGTGTATTGCTGGAAATCAGCACACAGCATTTAGATCGAAAAGGCCAGGAGGGAGATTGGGTTGTATTTGCTGTAAAAGATACAGGCATCGGTATATCCAAGCTTCAGCAGCATGTTATTTTTGAGGCATTCCAGCAGGCGAACGGTTCGATTAATCGTAAATATGGTGGAACCGGGCTGGGGTTGTCCATCAGCCGTGATTTTTCCCGCTTGTTAGGCGGGTTTATCCGTCTGGAGAGTGAAGAGGGCAAGGGAAGTACTTTTTCCCTGTACCTGCCTATGTGTCCGTCCGACAGCAAGGAGGCGGACGAACAGCCGTTTAAATTAACCTGA
- a CDS encoding NAD(P)H-binding protein: MERKAVVVGGTGLVGGYVVRELLVQKEYTRVMVMGRRPLDIKHPKLEQALIDWKQPQKSAFALEGVDDVFCCLGTTMKKAGSKERFRQVDLDYPVLTAQLGKEAGAVQMLAVSAMGADPDSRVFYNRTKGEAEEALAAIGLPALHLFRPSLILGARPERRFGEAAATVVMKALDGLMTGRLASYRAIPASFIARAMVRIALAQASGVHIYPNDIIRVIGAELTSDDEEPGTGTTPDDNV; encoded by the coding sequence ATGGAACGTAAAGCGGTCGTTGTGGGTGGCACAGGGCTTGTCGGGGGTTATGTTGTACGTGAGCTGCTGGTGCAAAAAGAATACACCCGCGTCATGGTTATGGGCAGGCGTCCATTGGACATCAAGCATCCCAAGCTGGAGCAGGCGTTAATCGACTGGAAACAACCACAGAAGTCGGCCTTCGCCCTCGAAGGGGTGGATGATGTGTTTTGCTGCCTTGGGACAACGATGAAAAAGGCAGGCTCCAAGGAGCGATTTCGACAGGTGGATCTGGACTACCCCGTTCTGACAGCCCAGTTGGGCAAAGAAGCTGGAGCGGTACAAATGCTTGCGGTTTCTGCAATGGGCGCTGATCCGGATTCACGTGTGTTTTATAACCGTACCAAGGGTGAAGCTGAAGAGGCGCTTGCCGCGATCGGGCTGCCTGCACTGCATTTGTTCCGTCCATCGCTCATTTTGGGAGCGAGGCCTGAACGGCGTTTTGGTGAAGCCGCCGCCACGGTTGTCATGAAGGCGCTAGACGGCCTGATGACAGGCAGGCTCGCTTCCTACCGCGCTATCCCCGCTTCGTTCATCGCACGAGCTATGGTCCGAATTGCTCTCGCGCAGGCGAGCGGCGTACATATTTACCCGAACGACATCATTCGGGTCATCGGTGCGGAACTAACCTCCGATGATGAGGAACCTGGTACAGGAACGACTCCTGATGACAATGTATAA
- a CDS encoding DUF4179 domain-containing protein yields MNPSGFENQDQELDEKLQLEKENLEAKMVVIPDLVRQRLDAFYAQMESDPELLPNRPSSHLSVKRFFRGTAITAASAALIGVMIIGSAFVSPTMAESLKQVPLVDSVFKLAGDLGLQTADQKGLATSVNLSVTHSGITLKVPQIIFDGTRLVVALEKSGGDSPHEPLYPTTNTQGQEEDMVEKIDLFINGTSVNSNSSAFNHMYGRPGKDNNSMLIAYMRDPASGKSALPDQFELEVYAKLKGVPEPFRIQTTVHKTKINNKILQPQMSKSNPYLAFTVEKLEITPITTKITTSFKMLTDIAHMPDEYTVEREHNNMKNGHTIQYTKRELDILDYAVFDEQGRELQLLSGSGVPHTQERDSKMITLFTPFVDTPQKIIFKPYILPTQPGGSALLDANGNWPRHYMDELEITIDVPPNTNHP; encoded by the coding sequence ATGAATCCTTCAGGGTTTGAAAACCAGGATCAAGAGCTGGATGAGAAATTACAATTGGAAAAGGAAAACTTGGAAGCAAAAATGGTAGTAATCCCTGATTTGGTAAGGCAACGCCTAGATGCATTTTATGCACAAATGGAATCGGATCCGGAACTGCTACCCAACCGCCCATCCTCCCATCTTTCCGTTAAAAGGTTTTTTCGGGGAACTGCAATTACCGCTGCTTCTGCAGCGCTCATTGGCGTTATGATCATTGGCAGCGCCTTTGTTTCGCCTACAATGGCGGAGTCATTGAAACAGGTCCCCCTTGTTGATAGTGTGTTCAAGCTAGCTGGGGATCTTGGGCTGCAAACCGCTGACCAGAAAGGGTTGGCCACTTCCGTAAACCTTAGTGTTACCCATAGCGGTATTACATTGAAGGTACCTCAAATCATATTTGACGGGACACGCTTGGTCGTGGCGTTGGAAAAGAGTGGTGGGGATTCACCACATGAACCCCTGTATCCAACTACCAATACGCAAGGACAGGAAGAGGATATGGTGGAGAAAATAGACCTGTTCATCAATGGGACGTCGGTCAACAGCAACAGTAGCGCCTTCAATCACATGTATGGTCGTCCGGGCAAAGACAATAATTCTATGCTGATTGCGTATATGCGTGACCCTGCCAGTGGTAAATCCGCCTTACCAGATCAGTTTGAGCTAGAGGTATATGCAAAGTTAAAAGGTGTACCCGAGCCGTTCCGCATACAAACCACGGTTCACAAAACTAAAATAAATAACAAGATACTTCAGCCGCAAATGAGCAAATCTAATCCGTATCTTGCATTTACGGTAGAAAAGTTAGAAATTACCCCCATCACAACCAAGATCACAACGTCATTCAAAATGCTGACCGATATTGCACATATGCCAGATGAGTACACTGTAGAGCGTGAGCACAATAACATGAAGAACGGACACACGATCCAGTACACCAAAAGGGAATTAGATATACTCGATTATGCTGTATTCGACGAGCAGGGAAGAGAACTTCAATTGCTGAGCGGTTCTGGAGTTCCCCATACCCAAGAACGTGACAGCAAAATGATCACACTGTTTACTCCTTTTGTGGACACTCCCCAGAAGATCATCTTCAAGCCGTATATCTTGCCAACCCAACCAGGAGGTAGTGCCCTACTCGATGCTAATGGCAACTGGCCACGCCATTACATGGATGAATTAGAGATTACGATCGATGTGCCGCCAAATACAAACCACCCATAA
- a CDS encoding RNA polymerase sigma factor, whose protein sequence is MNLETILHQARNGDRKAFVALMKHMESDMYGMARSILRSNEDCADAMQEAMLKAYKSLGELREPRYFKTWLLRILINECHLIIRKQKRVVPVAEFIKEPSTSGGYEKIELREAIDHLEESMRTVISLHYLRDMPIREISELLDLSEGAVKTRLHRARRTLMDLLQNRGERKVTFQ, encoded by the coding sequence TTGAATCTCGAAACAATTTTACACCAAGCAAGGAATGGGGACCGCAAGGCGTTCGTCGCCTTGATGAAACATATGGAATCCGATATGTATGGCATGGCGCGTTCCATTCTTCGCAGCAATGAGGATTGCGCGGACGCAATGCAAGAAGCGATGCTCAAAGCATACAAGTCTCTGGGTGAGCTACGTGAACCTCGCTATTTTAAAACATGGCTGCTTCGTATTCTCATTAATGAATGCCATCTCATTATCCGCAAGCAAAAACGGGTTGTACCCGTCGCGGAATTTATAAAGGAACCGTCCACCTCGGGCGGATACGAAAAAATCGAACTGCGCGAGGCCATCGACCATTTGGAGGAATCCATGCGAACCGTGATTTCCCTTCACTATTTGCGCGATATGCCGATCAGGGAAATATCAGAGTTGCTGGATCTATCAGAGGGTGCCGTCAAAACACGATTGCACCGTGCTCGCAGAACATTAATGGACCTGCTACAAAATCGCGGAGAAAGGAAGGTGACCTTTCAATGA
- a CDS encoding RidA family protein yields MKKTIATEKAPGAIGPYSQAVEAGGFIYTSGQLGLNPATGEFGKDVQEQARLSLSNVQAILEAAGSNMNQVVKATVFLKDMNDFVSVNEVYSSFFEQPYPARSAVEVARLPKDALVEIEVIALKGE; encoded by the coding sequence ATGAAAAAAACAATTGCTACTGAAAAAGCACCCGGTGCGATCGGACCCTATAGTCAAGCGGTAGAGGCAGGCGGGTTTATTTACACCTCAGGACAGCTTGGGCTGAATCCGGCAACAGGTGAGTTTGGCAAGGATGTACAGGAGCAGGCTCGCCTGTCCTTGAGCAATGTACAAGCTATTCTGGAAGCAGCAGGCAGCAACATGAACCAGGTTGTGAAAGCGACTGTATTCCTGAAGGACATGAACGATTTTGTCAGCGTCAATGAGGTGTACAGTTCTTTCTTTGAGCAACCGTATCCAGCGCGCAGTGCGGTCGAGGTAGCTCGTCTGCCTAAGGATGCACTGGTGGAGATTGAAGTCATTGCACTGAAGGGCGAATAG
- a CDS encoding undecaprenyldiphospho-muramoylpentapeptide beta-N-acetylglucosaminyltransferase, producing MNKKIMFTGGGSSGHVAVNLALIPHLLEQHWSVQYIGSEQGIERNLISGLEDVCYFSVATGKLRRYFDWNNVKDPFKVLKGISQAYRIIKKEKPDIIFSKGGFVSVPVVLAGWLNRVPVIIHESDLTPGLANKISSMFATEICTTFPETTEYFRSKNTRYIGAVVRDELKEGKAAKGLAYCGFTRNKPIMLIMGGSLGSKKINELVWLNLEALLAHFQIVHICGKDQVNNSIRTNGYQQFDYINDELADVMAMADMVVSRAGSNSIFEFLTLRKPMLLIPLSKAVSRGDQILNARSFKARGLCEFLEEEDLESERFVDIILRLYEKRSDYIRNMEKINTDQSASKLLDLIKVYA from the coding sequence ATGAATAAAAAAATAATGTTCACTGGTGGAGGCTCTTCAGGACATGTAGCAGTAAACCTAGCTTTGATTCCTCACTTACTGGAACAACATTGGAGTGTCCAATACATAGGCTCAGAACAAGGGATTGAAAGGAATTTGATCTCGGGGCTAGAAGATGTGTGTTATTTTAGTGTCGCAACTGGGAAACTACGTAGATATTTTGACTGGAATAATGTTAAGGACCCGTTTAAAGTGTTAAAGGGGATTTCTCAAGCATACCGGATTATAAAGAAAGAAAAACCGGATATTATTTTTTCAAAAGGCGGGTTTGTTTCCGTTCCTGTGGTATTGGCTGGGTGGTTGAACAGAGTCCCCGTCATCATCCACGAATCCGATCTTACCCCTGGATTAGCGAATAAGATTTCCAGCATGTTTGCTACCGAAATTTGTACTACTTTTCCTGAAACAACTGAATATTTTCGGTCAAAGAATACCCGGTATATTGGTGCTGTTGTGAGAGATGAACTAAAAGAGGGGAAGGCGGCCAAAGGGTTAGCCTACTGCGGTTTTACTCGAAATAAGCCCATCATGCTGATCATGGGTGGGAGTTTAGGTTCCAAGAAGATCAATGAGCTGGTTTGGCTGAATTTAGAGGCTTTGCTCGCTCATTTTCAAATCGTGCATATTTGTGGTAAGGACCAAGTGAATAATTCTATTCGCACGAATGGTTATCAGCAATTTGATTACATAAACGATGAACTGGCGGATGTAATGGCGATGGCAGATATGGTTGTTTCCAGGGCAGGTTCAAATTCTATTTTTGAATTCTTGACGCTGCGCAAACCTATGCTGTTGATTCCTCTTTCAAAGGCAGTCAGCAGGGGAGATCAGATTCTAAATGCAAGATCATTTAAAGCACGAGGCTTATGTGAGTTTTTAGAAGAAGAAGATCTGGAATCTGAACGATTTGTCGACATAATTCTTCGTTTGTATGAAAAAAGGTCGGATTACATTCGTAATATGGAGAAAATAAATACTGATCAATCGGCAAGCAAGCTTTTAGATTTGATTAAAGTCTATGCCTGA